In one window of Eggerthella guodeyinii DNA:
- a CDS encoding energy-coupling factor transporter transmembrane component T: MSGAVHPAAPAEATLNAPTRRDGATRQHARIREVNVLSLLAIIVCTCAVTFLSTSTMLHVAFTCALFVLMAAMGFARAGAGFLLAFAVTHAWLALNVRFDIGFPSPMAFTFVLEMLPLLMPVYLLVQAPSGKLMASLRQLPIPSPVLLAVIVILRFMPTMLSELADVRDAMRTRGFLRSPAHVLAHPLATLEFGVVPMVFRSLTIADELASSCIVRGIESPCAKQSYYAHGMRIGDGALMAGFAIASILIVVG; this comes from the coding sequence ATGAGCGGCGCCGTGCACCCTGCCGCGCCAGCCGAGGCCACTCTGAACGCGCCGACCCGTCGGGACGGGGCAACCCGGCAGCACGCCCGCATCCGCGAGGTCAACGTCCTCTCGTTGCTCGCGATCATCGTGTGCACGTGCGCCGTGACCTTCCTGTCCACCAGCACGATGCTGCACGTCGCGTTCACCTGCGCCCTTTTCGTGCTCATGGCCGCGATGGGCTTCGCAAGGGCCGGCGCCGGGTTTCTGCTCGCGTTCGCGGTGACGCACGCATGGCTCGCCCTCAACGTGCGTTTCGACATCGGGTTTCCCTCGCCCATGGCGTTCACCTTCGTCCTGGAGATGCTACCCCTCCTCATGCCGGTGTACCTGCTCGTGCAAGCTCCCTCGGGAAAGCTGATGGCAAGCTTGCGCCAGCTGCCCATCCCCTCCCCCGTGCTGCTCGCCGTCATCGTCATCCTGCGCTTCATGCCTACCATGCTGTCCGAGCTGGCCGACGTGCGCGACGCCATGCGCACCCGCGGCTTCCTCCGCTCGCCGGCGCACGTCTTGGCGCATCCGCTCGCAACGCTCGAGTTCGGCGTGGTGCCCATGGTGTTCCGCTCGCTCACCATCGCCGACGAGCTGGCTTCATCCTGCATCGTGCGCGGCATCGAGAGCCCCTGCGCGAAGCAGAGCTACTATGCGCACGGCATGCGGATCGGCGACGGAGCGCTCATGGCGGGGTTCGCGATCGCCTCGATCTTGATCGTGGTGGGGTGA
- a CDS encoding MptD family putative ECF transporter S component — protein sequence MSTEKTIDTTRGARGRASKKSIATRDVMTVAAMMVLTFLVCMVTGPLTMPFPFVYLYLCAGIQMFLCATFYLVVANRLNKHGVFLVWGIVYGTVLALSGYVFLLPYFAGVAAICELAMIGKDAYRSPVRNTVGWTIWAVGMVIGNAVPVWAAWDAYVAKATTDGFTAPVLTMQLDLLSNPLHLLGACAITAVLAVLGCLFGNRLLRKHFKKAGIVK from the coding sequence ATGAGCACCGAGAAAACCATCGACACCACCCGAGGCGCACGCGGGCGCGCCTCCAAGAAGAGCATCGCAACCCGCGACGTCATGACCGTTGCGGCCATGATGGTGCTGACGTTCCTCGTATGCATGGTCACGGGACCCCTGACCATGCCGTTCCCGTTCGTGTATCTGTACCTGTGCGCCGGCATCCAGATGTTCCTCTGCGCGACGTTCTACCTCGTCGTGGCGAATCGCCTGAACAAGCATGGCGTCTTCCTCGTGTGGGGCATCGTGTACGGAACGGTGCTCGCGCTTTCAGGCTACGTGTTCCTGCTTCCCTACTTCGCCGGCGTCGCGGCGATCTGCGAGCTGGCCATGATCGGCAAGGATGCGTACCGCAGCCCCGTGCGCAACACCGTCGGCTGGACCATCTGGGCGGTCGGCATGGTCATCGGCAATGCCGTGCCCGTCTGGGCTGCGTGGGACGCCTACGTGGCGAAAGCGACGACCGACGGCTTCACCGCCCCGGTTCTGACCATGCAGCTCGACCTGCTGTCGAACCCGCTGCACCTGCTGGGCGCCTGCGCCATCACCGCCGTGCTGGCCGTGCTTGGATGCCTGTTCGGCAACCGCCTGCTCAGGAAGCACTTCAAGAAGGCGGGTATCGTGAAATGA
- a CDS encoding TetR/AcrR family transcriptional regulator — MKQVEETRGLVLQSAQREFLDKGYEKASLRSIAQNAGVTTGALYVRFPNKSALFAALVEPVSAHLLGLFRTGNDQGFEQLDEGRPEDMWSTSEDVITRIVDYIFEHKEPFDLLINHAAGSGYEHFLDDLVEEEVSQSLAYLDAMRERGLACARASHDDLHALVSAEYYAFFEIVRHDTSKEDAVARIKLIVDFFRPGWENLFGG; from the coding sequence GTGAAGCAGGTTGAGGAAACGCGCGGCCTCGTGCTGCAAAGCGCGCAGCGAGAGTTTCTGGACAAGGGATACGAGAAGGCGAGCCTGCGCAGCATCGCGCAGAACGCCGGCGTGACCACCGGCGCGCTGTACGTGCGCTTCCCGAACAAAAGCGCGCTGTTCGCCGCGCTGGTCGAGCCCGTATCCGCGCACCTGCTCGGGCTCTTCCGCACGGGCAACGACCAGGGGTTCGAGCAGCTGGACGAAGGGCGCCCCGAAGACATGTGGAGCACCTCCGAAGACGTGATCACCCGCATCGTCGACTACATCTTCGAGCACAAGGAGCCGTTCGACCTGCTGATAAACCACGCGGCGGGAAGCGGCTACGAGCATTTCCTCGACGATCTCGTAGAGGAAGAAGTCAGCCAATCGCTCGCCTACCTGGACGCCATGCGCGAGCGCGGCCTTGCCTGCGCGAGGGCGTCCCACGACGACCTCCATGCGCTCGTGAGCGCGGAATACTACGCATTCTTCGAAATCGTTCGCCACGACACCTCGAAAGAGGACGCCGTTGCGCGCATCAAACTCATCGTCGACTTCTTCCGCCCCGGCTGGGAGAACCTCTTCGGCGGGTGA
- a CDS encoding ABC transporter ATP-binding protein, whose product MNSPIRLILKWAGPDRKYLIAAVVFAFVSGLMTMVPYYGVYEIMKAAYEGTCTWEVVTSNALVVAVGVCIQYACFGCAGALSHKGAYNTLFRVRCRVVDHLAHAPLGQLDERSTGSIKTVLSDDIEKLELFLAHNITEAIMYLTGPVAAFIFLCSVNVPLALATLVPFAAAFVVMGVIFKRMAGVMPRASAALSRMNAVMVEYVRGMRVIKALNMGSKSFRRFQSAVDEEHAVWCDIARKTGPGFAAFVIIIECGMLVMVPLGGFLFSTGAISGSTFLLFAFVGSLYLTEIRLLQEIGSKFAQVKSGAIKAQELLDLPAFAGGAPFPAKSDVRLENVRFSYDGTREVLHGVNLAVQQGERLAVVGPSGAGKTTIVELMSRFYDATEGAVRIGGVDVRDLDYDDLLAHVAVVFQKTFLTSGSILENIRMGKRATLDEVREAARQARIDDFIMGLPRGYDTEIGTLGERLSGGQRQRIAIARAILKDAPVLILDEATSAADPENQVQIDEAIANLCAGRTVVIVAHRLGVVRTCDRVAVVEDGGISAVGTHDEVLAACPYYRKAWADYERARRITFGFGAAAAEAEPRQRAASDPVRRAAAQPQGASSASAQAPSSPTLAPGPALASASASTSVFAKNRDFSVSVACTVIEGLLSGCNFGLIFLVMQQVFSGAADFGTLLGFTGALALVFVLRLLIYGYGYVRGQIGGAQVSRNLRQYLGDKIKRIPLARFTERSSGDYLNALTANVNDYEQILTHRTGSVVKDITLAVMLTGFVSWLYLPAGAVVALSFALIVPAMALSWHQVRRYGTRKSDICAANTSRTVEHVTGMQTLRAYGIGGVKNEAIVDSMREYSDVSFWYEAALIPLGAVMSIIVGLCQPLLFLMCGAAYLDGALGAVPYLLIIMLPLFMNKVWNSIFVNLTAYKNLMIAKRRIQAVVDEPEEAGSFDALPATGSRIELADVGFAYCKGEPVFEGLRLTCEDGKLTALVGDSGCGKSTALNLIAQYYRPARGTVRIGGADTAAYAPESVLAGVSIVDQNVFLFDDSVMDNIRYARPDATDDEVREACRLANADGFVRALPEGYASRIGENGGRLSGGERQRLSIARAILRDAPIVLLDEATASLDIENELAVKEAIANLLAKRKTVVMVAHTLAIVRGADSIAVVGDGRVLEQGTHDELVAAGGKYARMWAADRELA is encoded by the coding sequence ATGAACAGTCCGATCAGATTGATATTGAAGTGGGCGGGACCCGACCGGAAGTACTTGATCGCGGCCGTCGTGTTCGCGTTCGTTTCGGGGCTTATGACCATGGTGCCGTACTACGGCGTGTACGAGATCATGAAGGCGGCCTACGAAGGGACCTGCACGTGGGAGGTCGTCACGTCGAACGCGCTCGTCGTGGCGGTGGGCGTGTGCATCCAGTACGCGTGCTTCGGATGCGCGGGCGCGCTGTCGCACAAGGGCGCGTACAACACGCTGTTCCGCGTGCGGTGCCGCGTCGTGGACCATCTGGCGCACGCGCCGCTCGGGCAGCTCGACGAGCGGTCGACCGGCTCCATCAAAACCGTCCTGTCGGACGACATCGAGAAGCTCGAGCTGTTCCTGGCCCACAACATCACCGAGGCGATCATGTACCTGACCGGCCCCGTCGCGGCGTTCATCTTCCTGTGCTCGGTGAACGTGCCGCTGGCGCTGGCGACGCTCGTGCCGTTCGCGGCGGCGTTCGTCGTGATGGGCGTCATCTTCAAGCGCATGGCCGGCGTGATGCCGCGCGCGAGCGCGGCGCTGTCGCGGATGAACGCGGTGATGGTGGAGTACGTGCGCGGCATGCGCGTCATCAAGGCGCTGAACATGGGCTCGAAGTCGTTTCGCCGCTTCCAGTCCGCCGTGGACGAGGAGCACGCCGTGTGGTGCGACATCGCGCGGAAAACGGGCCCGGGCTTCGCGGCGTTCGTCATCATCATCGAGTGCGGCATGCTCGTGATGGTGCCGCTCGGCGGCTTCCTGTTCTCCACGGGGGCCATCTCGGGCAGCACGTTTCTGCTGTTCGCGTTCGTCGGGTCGCTCTACCTGACCGAAATTCGCCTGCTTCAGGAAATCGGCAGCAAGTTCGCCCAGGTGAAAAGCGGGGCGATCAAGGCGCAAGAGCTGCTGGACCTGCCCGCCTTCGCCGGCGGCGCGCCGTTTCCCGCCAAGAGCGACGTGCGGCTCGAGAACGTGCGCTTCAGCTACGACGGCACGCGCGAGGTGCTGCACGGCGTGAACCTCGCCGTGCAGCAGGGCGAGCGCCTGGCCGTGGTGGGGCCCAGCGGCGCGGGGAAGACCACCATCGTCGAGCTCATGTCCCGCTTCTACGACGCGACCGAGGGCGCGGTGCGCATCGGCGGCGTGGACGTGCGCGACCTCGATTACGACGACCTGCTGGCACACGTGGCCGTGGTGTTCCAGAAGACGTTCCTCACGAGCGGCAGCATCCTCGAGAACATCCGGATGGGCAAGCGCGCCACGCTGGACGAGGTGCGCGAAGCGGCGCGCCAGGCGCGCATCGACGACTTCATCATGGGGCTCCCCCGCGGCTACGACACCGAGATCGGCACGCTGGGCGAGCGCCTGTCGGGCGGGCAGCGCCAGCGCATCGCCATCGCCCGCGCCATCCTCAAGGACGCGCCCGTGCTCATCCTCGACGAGGCCACCAGCGCGGCCGACCCCGAGAACCAGGTGCAGATCGACGAGGCCATCGCCAACCTCTGCGCGGGCCGCACGGTGGTCATCGTGGCGCATCGCCTGGGCGTGGTGCGCACCTGCGACCGCGTGGCCGTGGTGGAGGACGGCGGCATCTCGGCCGTGGGGACGCACGACGAGGTGCTTGCCGCGTGCCCGTACTACCGCAAGGCATGGGCGGACTACGAGCGGGCGCGCCGCATCACGTTCGGGTTCGGCGCCGCGGCGGCGGAAGCGGAGCCGCGTCAGCGCGCCGCAAGCGATCCCGTCCGCCGTGCCGCCGCGCAGCCGCAGGGCGCATCGTCGGCGTCCGCGCAAGCGCCCTCGAGCCCGACCCTGGCCCCGGGCCCGGCCCTGGCCTCCGCCTCCGCCTCGACCTCGGTGTTCGCGAAGAACCGCGACTTCTCCGTCTCGGTGGCGTGCACCGTCATCGAGGGACTGCTGTCGGGCTGCAACTTCGGCCTCATCTTCCTGGTGATGCAGCAGGTGTTCAGCGGCGCGGCCGACTTCGGCACCCTGCTGGGATTCACCGGCGCCCTCGCGCTCGTGTTCGTGCTGCGGCTCCTCATCTACGGCTACGGCTACGTGCGCGGGCAGATCGGCGGGGCGCAGGTCAGCCGCAACTTGCGCCAGTACCTGGGCGACAAGATCAAGCGCATCCCCCTCGCGCGGTTCACCGAGCGGTCGAGCGGCGACTACCTCAACGCGCTCACCGCGAACGTGAACGATTACGAGCAGATCCTCACCCACCGCACCGGATCCGTCGTCAAAGACATCACGCTGGCCGTGATGCTCACCGGCTTCGTCAGCTGGCTCTACCTGCCGGCGGGCGCGGTCGTGGCGCTCTCGTTCGCGCTCATCGTGCCCGCGATGGCGCTGTCGTGGCACCAGGTGCGACGCTACGGCACCCGCAAAAGCGACATCTGCGCCGCGAACACGAGCCGCACCGTCGAGCACGTGACCGGCATGCAGACGCTGCGCGCCTACGGCATCGGCGGCGTGAAGAACGAGGCCATCGTGGACAGCATGCGGGAGTACTCGGACGTCAGCTTCTGGTACGAGGCGGCCCTCATCCCCCTCGGCGCGGTCATGTCCATCATCGTGGGGCTGTGCCAGCCGCTGCTGTTCCTCATGTGCGGCGCGGCGTACCTCGACGGGGCGCTGGGCGCGGTTCCGTACCTGCTGATCATCATGCTGCCGCTGTTCATGAACAAGGTGTGGAACAGCATCTTCGTGAACCTGACGGCCTACAAGAACCTCATGATCGCGAAGCGCCGCATCCAGGCGGTGGTGGACGAGCCGGAGGAGGCGGGCAGCTTCGACGCGCTGCCGGCGACGGGATCGCGCATCGAGCTGGCCGACGTCGGGTTCGCCTACTGCAAGGGCGAGCCGGTGTTCGAGGGGCTGCGCCTGACGTGCGAAGACGGCAAGCTGACCGCGCTCGTGGGCGACTCGGGGTGCGGGAAGTCCACGGCGCTCAACCTCATCGCCCAGTACTACCGGCCCGCGCGCGGCACGGTGCGCATCGGCGGCGCGGACACCGCGGCCTATGCGCCGGAAAGCGTGCTGGCGGGCGTGTCCATCGTCGATCAGAACGTGTTCCTGTTCGACGATTCGGTGATGGACAACATCCGCTACGCCCGGCCCGACGCCACCGACGACGAGGTGCGGGAGGCGTGCCGTCTCGCGAACGCCGACGGGTTCGTGCGCGCCCTGCCCGAAGGCTACGCCTCGCGCATCGGGGAGAACGGCGGCCGGCTGTCGGGCGGCGAGCGCCAGCGCCTGTCCATCGCGCGCGCCATCCTGCGCGACGCGCCCATCGTGCTGCTGGACGAGGCGACGGCCTCGCTCGACATCGAGAACGAGCTGGCCGTGAAGGAGGCCATCGCCAACCTGCTGGCGAAGCGCAAGACCGTGGTGATGGTGGCGCACACGCTGGCCATCGTGCGCGGGGCCGATTCGATCGCGGTTGTCGGCGACGGCCGCGTGCTCGAGCAGGGCACGCACGACGAGCTGGTGGCCGCGGGCGGCAAGTACGCCCGCATGTGGGCGGCCGATCGCGAGCTGGCGTGA
- a CDS encoding MDR family MFS transporter: MANDGQAEEGSVPGGGRQPAAGGGCPTALPASDPPLSRRSVAAVFAGLLVAMTVGTLNQTIVATVLPTIVGELGGVNRMLWVTTSYVLAATVTMPLYGKMGDLIGRKGLFIGALALFVAGSAACALAPSMEGLVIGRAVQGLGGGGLMVLSQAIVADVVPPRRRALYLSIMGVAYAVPMLAGPLLGGFFADAVGWRWAFWFDVPLALIAIVIAAVFLPKPRRTAERAPFDVGGAVTLVAAVTALTLATLWGGNEHAWTSPTIIGLLVATAVASALFVLAERRAQEPLMALSLFKNRNFDISIVASSITMFVMIGVLTYLPTYFQIVDDLNATAAGYLVAPMNAAWFAASLLSGYLVNKLGTYKKLMVVSFAVLVAGMVGFIAVDQDPSAVVVGGLLAVMGFGVGLNFEILVLVVQNEFPASAVGMATAATGFFRKVGSVLGTSVVGALFTSGLARALAERLAPVGGVGALGTDANSLTPAIVHALPPDVRHAVGAAYSDALAPVLWLALPLAVAGLVLMLFLRETRLATTVDGSGHGADEGADDPRRRQGARRR; encoded by the coding sequence ATGGCGAACGACGGGCAGGCGGAGGAGGGGAGCGTCCCCGGCGGCGGCCGGCAACCCGCCGCGGGCGGCGGCTGTCCGACGGCCCTCCCGGCTTCCGATCCGCCGCTGTCGCGGCGCTCGGTTGCCGCCGTGTTCGCGGGGCTTCTGGTGGCGATGACCGTGGGAACCCTGAACCAGACCATCGTGGCCACCGTCCTGCCCACCATCGTGGGCGAGCTGGGCGGCGTGAACCGCATGCTGTGGGTGACCACGTCCTACGTGCTGGCCGCCACTGTCACCATGCCGCTGTACGGCAAGATGGGCGACCTCATCGGCCGCAAAGGGCTGTTCATCGGCGCGCTGGCCCTGTTCGTGGCAGGCTCGGCCGCGTGCGCGCTGGCCCCGTCGATGGAAGGGCTCGTGATCGGCCGCGCCGTGCAGGGCTTGGGCGGCGGCGGGCTCATGGTGCTCTCGCAGGCCATCGTGGCCGACGTGGTGCCGCCGCGCCGCCGCGCGCTCTACCTCAGCATCATGGGCGTGGCCTACGCCGTGCCCATGCTGGCCGGGCCGCTGCTGGGCGGATTCTTCGCCGACGCGGTGGGCTGGCGCTGGGCGTTCTGGTTCGACGTGCCGCTCGCGCTGATCGCCATCGTCATCGCCGCCGTCTTCCTGCCGAAACCGCGCCGCACTGCGGAGAGGGCGCCGTTCGACGTCGGCGGCGCCGTGACGCTCGTGGCCGCCGTGACCGCGCTCACGCTGGCAACCTTGTGGGGCGGAAACGAGCACGCGTGGACCTCGCCGACCATCATCGGCCTGCTGGTTGCCACCGCGGTTGCGAGCGCGCTGTTCGTGCTGGCGGAGCGCCGCGCACAGGAACCGCTCATGGCGTTGTCGCTGTTCAAGAACAGGAACTTCGACATCTCCATCGTCGCAAGCTCCATCACGATGTTCGTCATGATCGGCGTGCTCACGTACCTGCCCACGTACTTCCAGATCGTCGACGACCTGAACGCCACCGCCGCCGGCTACCTGGTGGCGCCTATGAACGCGGCCTGGTTCGCCGCCTCGCTGCTGTCGGGCTACCTCGTGAACAAGCTGGGCACGTACAAGAAGCTCATGGTGGTCAGCTTCGCCGTGCTCGTGGCGGGCATGGTCGGGTTCATTGCCGTGGACCAGGACCCGTCGGCGGTCGTCGTCGGCGGCCTGCTGGCCGTCATGGGCTTCGGCGTGGGCCTGAACTTCGAGATCCTCGTGCTGGTGGTACAGAACGAGTTCCCGGCCTCCGCCGTGGGCATGGCCACGGCGGCGACGGGCTTCTTCCGCAAGGTGGGGTCGGTGCTGGGAACCTCCGTCGTGGGCGCGCTGTTCACGAGCGGCCTTGCGCGCGCCCTGGCCGAGCGCCTCGCGCCGGTCGGCGGCGTCGGGGCGCTCGGCACGGACGCGAACTCGCTCACGCCGGCCATCGTACACGCGCTGCCCCCGGACGTGCGCCATGCGGTGGGTGCCGCCTACAGCGACGCGCTCGCGCCCGTGCTCTGGCTCGCGTTGCCGCTGGCCGTGGCGGGCCTCGTGCTCATGCTGTTCCTGCGCGAGACGCGGCTGGCCACCACCGTGGACGGATCGGGGCATGGGGCCGACGAGGGCGCGGACGACCCCCGGCGGCGGCAGGGCGCGCGACGCCGCTAG
- a CDS encoding sensor domain-containing diguanylate cyclase, translating into MARVRYEAGAVEPLYANDEFFSLLGYQRRSPDDFYPLDVRNSHGWRAFCGQLRAHIEAGETDFEIEVNQETATGTLLWTMARCRHDARRGTVTCLVLDASSWMDTSERLRMSEDAFRIAAQMSGKNIATFDLADRALTMQGAVEGYLTAPARMVNVPDSAIAAGMIAPEHVELYRSLYRDMEEGVPRGGVMLRMRDFDTRRFRWYQVDYSLVFDGENRPVYAVVAFGDTTERHERELVQKARAERDALTGVLNRATFEDGCTRIIERSEVHHGHALIMADLDRFKTTNDRYGHVAGDRVIVESVAGVVSAVRDDDLVGRVGGDEFMVCLRGISSHLMVEAVAQRMCAAVREAAEASDDDHGPVSISLGIALYPQDGVTYEELYRKADKALYCAKRAGGGTYAFYRDEPAAS; encoded by the coding sequence ATGGCCCGCGTGCGATACGAGGCGGGCGCGGTCGAGCCGCTGTACGCCAACGACGAGTTCTTCAGCCTGCTGGGCTACCAGCGTCGATCCCCCGACGATTTCTACCCCCTCGACGTGCGGAACTCGCACGGTTGGCGCGCGTTCTGCGGCCAGCTGCGCGCGCATATCGAGGCGGGCGAGACGGACTTCGAGATCGAGGTGAACCAGGAGACGGCAACCGGCACGTTGCTGTGGACGATGGCGCGGTGTCGTCACGATGCGCGGCGCGGCACGGTCACCTGCCTCGTGCTGGATGCCAGCTCGTGGATGGACACCTCCGAGCGCCTGCGCATGAGCGAGGACGCGTTTCGCATCGCCGCGCAGATGAGCGGCAAGAACATCGCCACGTTCGATCTGGCCGACCGCGCGCTCACCATGCAGGGCGCGGTGGAGGGCTACCTGACGGCGCCCGCGCGCATGGTGAACGTGCCCGACAGCGCCATCGCCGCCGGCATGATCGCGCCCGAGCACGTTGAGCTGTACCGGTCGCTGTACCGCGATATGGAGGAGGGCGTGCCGCGCGGGGGCGTCATGCTGCGCATGCGGGACTTCGACACGCGGCGGTTCCGCTGGTACCAGGTCGATTACTCGCTCGTGTTCGACGGCGAGAACCGCCCGGTGTACGCCGTCGTCGCGTTCGGCGACACCACCGAGCGGCACGAGCGCGAGCTGGTGCAAAAGGCGCGGGCCGAGCGCGACGCGCTTACGGGCGTGCTGAACCGCGCGACGTTCGAGGACGGTTGCACGCGCATCATCGAGCGGTCCGAAGTCCATCACGGGCACGCGCTCATCATGGCCGACCTCGACCGCTTCAAGACGACGAACGACCGCTACGGCCACGTGGCGGGCGACCGCGTGATCGTGGAGTCGGTGGCGGGCGTGGTCAGCGCGGTGCGCGACGACGACCTCGTGGGACGCGTGGGCGGCGACGAGTTCATGGTGTGCCTGCGGGGCATCTCGTCGCACCTCATGGTGGAGGCCGTCGCGCAACGCATGTGCGCGGCGGTGCGCGAGGCCGCCGAGGCCTCCGACGACGACCACGGGCCGGTGTCCATCAGCCTGGGCATCGCCCTGTATCCGCAGGACGGCGTCACGTACGAAGAGCTGTACCGCAAGGCCGACAAGGCCCTGTACTGCGCCAAGCGCGCGGGCGGCGGCACCTACGCGTTCTACCGCGACGAGCCGGCGGCGTCCTAG
- a CDS encoding response regulator transcription factor, producing MRTKPQDDDHVGFSGWRLLGLGFWQAWWMISMCTDVLLPTTDRFPFAGNTTLWVLVLTTVGYLVVVALARRLSPFLTHRASFLAAGGLTAAGTVTLPIALTLGSGAAGFAWFLAGTVSLSLGNALLLIMWGELWSALATGRVGRHLYASYTFAFVLFFVAYALPEAAAVAFTAALPIVSAAVLVACKREPRREPSVLPLDVRTIPVGRIFACILVISIVYGASQGMVNTFAEGDAAFTAKALLLAGCALAAITLSMVVAPSAAEPIALYRPVIPAMVAGLILLLLLPAPYRFLGAGLVIMGVYCLDMFMMLVSTDVAFRGRIPVALSFGLVILCARTGTLIGSFAADQLLNAALWSEALRSEVFLVGVLALVLVGMLFFTQTDVQKLYATSREETADASLEQKCAAIARMCRLTNREAEVLVLLARGRTVRYICDELSIAQGTAKHHVSNIYRKVGVFDRQGLLDTIEQGGVGKPGWE from the coding sequence ATGCGCACGAAACCGCAGGATGACGACCACGTTGGCTTCTCCGGCTGGCGCTTGCTGGGTTTGGGATTCTGGCAAGCCTGGTGGATGATCAGCATGTGCACCGACGTGCTGCTGCCCACCACCGACCGCTTCCCGTTCGCGGGCAACACCACGCTGTGGGTGCTCGTGCTGACCACCGTGGGCTACCTCGTGGTGGTGGCGCTCGCGCGGCGCCTTTCGCCGTTCCTCACGCATCGCGCAAGCTTCCTCGCTGCGGGCGGCCTGACCGCCGCGGGCACCGTGACGCTGCCCATCGCGCTGACGCTGGGCTCAGGAGCCGCGGGGTTCGCCTGGTTCCTTGCCGGCACCGTGTCGCTGTCGCTGGGCAACGCGCTGCTGCTCATCATGTGGGGCGAGCTGTGGAGCGCGCTGGCCACCGGGCGCGTCGGGCGGCACCTGTACGCGTCGTACACGTTCGCGTTCGTGCTGTTCTTCGTCGCGTACGCGCTGCCCGAGGCGGCGGCCGTGGCGTTCACGGCGGCGCTGCCCATCGTGTCGGCCGCGGTGCTGGTGGCCTGCAAGCGCGAGCCGCGCCGCGAGCCCTCGGTGCTGCCGCTCGACGTGCGCACCATCCCCGTGGGGCGCATTTTCGCCTGCATCCTCGTGATCAGCATCGTGTACGGGGCCTCGCAGGGCATGGTGAACACGTTCGCCGAGGGCGATGCCGCGTTCACCGCGAAGGCGCTGCTGCTGGCGGGCTGCGCGCTGGCCGCCATCACGCTGTCGATGGTGGTGGCGCCCTCGGCCGCCGAGCCCATCGCGCTGTACCGCCCGGTCATCCCCGCGATGGTGGCGGGGCTCATCCTGCTTCTGCTGCTGCCCGCGCCATACCGCTTCCTGGGCGCGGGGCTGGTCATCATGGGCGTGTACTGCCTCGACATGTTCATGATGTTGGTGTCCACCGACGTGGCGTTTCGCGGGCGCATACCCGTGGCGCTGTCGTTCGGCCTGGTCATCCTCTGCGCCCGCACCGGCACGCTCATCGGGTCGTTCGCCGCGGACCAGCTGCTGAACGCGGCGCTGTGGTCGGAGGCGCTGCGCTCCGAGGTGTTCCTCGTGGGCGTGCTGGCGCTCGTGCTGGTGGGCATGCTGTTCTTCACGCAAACCGACGTGCAGAAGCTCTACGCCACCTCGCGCGAGGAAACCGCCGACGCCAGCCTCGAGCAGAAGTGCGCCGCCATCGCGCGGATGTGCCGCCTGACGAACCGCGAGGCCGAGGTGCTCGTGCTGCTGGCCCGCGGGCGCACCGTGCGCTATATCTGCGACGAGCTGTCCATCGCGCAGGGCACCGCGAAGCACCACGTGAGCAACATCTACCGCAAGGTGGGCGTGTTCGACCGCCAAGGGCTGCTCGACACCATCGAGCAGGGCGGCGTGGGGAAGCCGGGCTGGGAGTAG